Below is a window of Lytechinus variegatus isolate NC3 chromosome 4, Lvar_3.0, whole genome shotgun sequence DNA.
AGAACATTCTCATAAAGCGAATTCTACGTGCTCTAAATGGCATCGTTTACGTATCCGGAAATGAGCCACTAATTTCTGCAAGATTGTTTAATCGGAAGCATAATAAATGAGATATTAACTCGATAGACCGATCGATACTCGATAAACCGGGAAAGTTATCTCGATTTAAAATACACATCCGGGATGTTTGAACGCTTCATGTTGGACATTCAAGAAAAGATGCTCCTCTGTTAGATCCTGCAGGAGGTTCTTGGTGGCGGTGGTAACCAGAATACTTTTCACTGCAGCCATACTGCATCCATTGGATAGCAACAAAGCTGCGGCACCTGCAGAAGGGTTATCATGGAAATGAATAATCATTTAATACTTTGACATTCAGTATCAGACACTGCGAAAACGCCGGTGTTAATCTAACACCAGTCTGGACCATAATATCGGACCACACACGAGATGAGTTGAAACAACACCTGTTGAGAATAAAACCgatgtatttctttttacacTAATTGGTGCTGCTGAATTGCCAAATTGGTGTTAGCCTAACGCTTAAACAGTGTTGctgtggaccgatatagataccaggtTGGTGTTAAATTATTCTGCGTTTTTGCAGAGGAGTATCAAATTACCCAGGATTGGTAACATTTGTAGTTTAAACGTGTTGATTCGAGACAAATGGGAACATTGCACTCTTTTAACTAGTATATCGAATGCCGTATTTTAGGGGGTGGGGGTACTTGAGGTTCTGAACGTGCCCCCATAGAACCGCGCCTTCAACCTTTTCCCACAAAgtttctctttctcctctttaTCTCCCTCACatcctctctctccttctctctctctccctctctctaccaatctctctttctctctgagCCTACCTGCAACAATTGGAGCAGAAAATGATGTTCCACTGCTGATTTCGACTGTTGTGTTACCCTTACTGGAAGCGACAGTGAGTTTATGACCAGGGGCGAAGAGCGTGACACACTTGCCGCGATTGGAAAAGCCAGCCTTGTGGTCCTCGGTCTTCGATACCCGAAGACGGGACGCTCCGATGGTGAATACCTGTCAGTTGGAAGATTTGTAAGATAATTTTCACACTGATGATGTATTACAGACAACAACATTTATGTTAAAGTAATCTACTAACTACAACTAATTTTCAGGAAAAGAAGTGATTTTATATACTTACTGGAAAGAACACGGCGTGTGCCAGAGTGCACGTGTTCACagcagtgtggaacacaatgtgaaatcgccttcacattgggtgatttcaagttcagtgttgaccttttggtgttggtgttgggtcaatttttacacgattatataaaaacaccaaacataaaatgaggatggtcccaaaaagtcactcactcattgttgagatgtcaataatgtgatttgaatcattttaaaaactctgaataagttttggagctaggggaattaatcaaaatttcaacactaacaccaacaccaatgccaacaccgaacttgaaatcacccattgtttAATTTGGCATTTCAACAAtttgaatcacatattcacataatcgaccatgtgaacacactgtgcactgtaaaaactgacaccaattggtattaatagaggaccacacccttaGGTGTTAAAATATCACCCtatagattgaacataacaccaaagagtgtaaatgtaacaaccataggtgttgtaataacacctacatgtgtaaaactgacaccaccaatttaacaccggtgtaaaataactggtgtggtcctctatgtacaccggttaacaccacagtttttgctgtgtgtagAGTCACACtatcgaggtgtccacagtgtgaaaatattttaaaagtattGAATTTGGgcatttaacagtgtgaataatatttccAGATAGTCtgctatgtgaacacactgttttACGCTGTTGTCCTTCCAGTGGGGAATATGTTCTAAGCTTTCCTTGAGAATTTCTTAAAGAACTCTTACGTCAAATATACGGCTATGTTACATTTTTTTGGCTCTTATGCGCAATTCACGGCTTTCTAAAGTCATTACACGCCCACACACAttacatataaagaaaaatacaagaTTACTGAAAATATAGTGATAATGGTAGATCTATGCTTATGAGCACGTCTTGGAAACAGAGCACAATGTACAGTTACAGGACAGACATGACATGAAGCACATGAATCTGTTGTGAACCTTGATGATGATCttttctctatctctccctctttttagAGTACGGTTTGAATTTGGCCGCAAATGTTAGAATTTCCTCTCCGCGACGCACAGAGGGTTCAAGTACACAGTAAATATATTTAGAttgcccgtcaaatgacaaaagACAGCATGGATGTCTTTGGCGAACGGAGCAGCCGtttcgtcctaagtttcggagctgacgaaaaattacaaaatatgtcgtttgtccagagtgaAGGAAAACAGTGCTgtcttttattgaaaaaaaaatcgactaagacttcttggttgtccTTTGTCATAAAGGACATTCGACAATTCATTTTCTATGTTCCTGAACCCTTCTTACATGATCGTGGAGCGAGAAACTCCCCTCTGTACTCACATGTTCGCTCCGCCCTGGGGAGTAGTTGCAGGCATCGGCAAGATCGGGGTCATTGCCACTGCCGTAGTTGCCGGCGCTAACGACCACGAAGCATTTCTGTGATATTTTCTTGACGGCTTCATCTAACGGTTTCGAGGTAGTGGGCAACGTCAATGAGTACGAGACCACGCACTTGTAATCACTTGATTGTGCCTCTGCATACTGGTGGACCAAATCGAAACCTAATGAATGAAAACGAAAGCGAAGATAGAACGTGAGGAAGAAAACTTACCCTAGGGTGAAGttcaaacttttgatttttcattttgagaCCATCTTCAGGATGATAACTGAAAAAGGTTTTTAAACGAAACTTTATCAGTCACATAACAAAGATGCAATACATCTGAATAAAATACAACTGAACTCAAATCGAAAATAAGAGGGTACCAAATTACAGTGGTTCTCAACGAAGGGGAGCAGGTCAGCATAAAAATACGATCAGGTTGCCAGTCATGAAGGCAGCCAATTTCGAGGAAGGTTCACACGGATTTGAAGAATGATTGAATAAATGCATTCTAAGATGATATGTTATTTTTCTTACCCAAGATAGACTTTTCAATGGAACCAGTGCCCTGATGATTGGCCACACGGATGCTTTTGACCTTTGCCTTTCTCGCAACACCAAGAGTTTGACCAATAGCAGAGCTAGCACACCGGGTCCCGTGACCGTTAGGGTCGCCTTTTGTAGGGTTCTGATTTTGAAGCAAAAgcatcaagaaaataaaaaaaaccccaataaATTCAGAACATATATAGCCGGGAAACAAGTAGTGCTGTAAAATCGAATGCCATTCAAGAATGTTTCTTTAGCACTTAATAATGTATTAATAGTATCTTATTattcacttaattttttttaattcaatgcGCAACTAATGTAAAAAAACAACACGATATTGATCAGAACTTGAGGCATGCAAAAGTGATCAAAGATTAGAGTCAAAGttaccattttcttttaatatccaCGAGTAGTCATTTTGGGGGCTTTATACgaacagagggggggggggggtgcggaaTTTATTTCAGGATAGCATTTCagcatgtggagcgttgtggcccagtggataagtcttctgactttgaaacagtgggtcgtgggttcgaatcccagccatggcgtaatttccttcagcaagaaatttatccacgttgtgctgcactcgacccaggtgaggtgaatgggtacccggcaggattaattccttgaatgcatgagcgctgagaggcagctcgagctaaagccggggtaataataataatgacaacgcgcctcggaatagaatatttcggaatagaatatttctagatagatggtgctatataaatgcctattattattattattatcaatattctaTGTCCACATGTTGTCAGATGTGACAAGTTTCttcgattctgattggctgagaagcactgttattGTAATAAGTCTTCTTTTTAATGCTCCTCTGGTGTCTTGTATGGCGCTTGTATTTGATTGGTCATTATTAATAACGAAGTTGAGAGATTCGTATCGCCAATAGATTTTGAGGAATCGCCTCTCTATATCTTAAAAACCACTCATGGGTTGTATAAGTTAAAATCGGAAAATATTACTGTTAAAGGCGCCCAGGGTCAGAAATCTCtcccaaagggggggggggacaaaataaaaaaggttatcaccccaactttaaggtcatttcgacgaaaataaatttgacaagcaaaaagggGTTTTCATCCCAAAGTAAAGTTATCTTGTCCTAAAATACACGTTTTATATCGACTTTGAATGATGCATTTTTTACCATTATAAAAAAACCACAAAAAGTAGGGgagacatttgatattgtgtccccctactattttgagtagggggacacgtccccgtTTCCCttggatttccgcccatgacgGCGCCCTCCAAATTTCTCAGAATGATAATAACGCTCGAATGATATAATCCCCATTGGTGAGGAAGCAATATAAAATCTATTCTGAAATCTACATACCTTTTAATGGgtttatttgatgaaatacaAGAGCAATACCAAACGAGTCAAATTCATGACGCCATCGACTGTGTTATCAACCACATTTATCTATGCATAAACAATTTGTAAAGTTAGCAGAcataccttttttctttttttttaatatccgatttttatgaaatatcttGGCATTATTAACCTGGTCTGAGCTTTTTCCTTTTTACTGAAAATCATCTTTAACTTGAGCTTGTTGTTttcaacttgttttttttaaccaattctgcACCGTTGACGTAAGATTGTACAACTAGATACAGAAACAAGACATGTTTTTCGATGAAATCGGAAATGCATATTCTATATACTTACATTCATATTGAAGGTATCTGCATAAAACTCAGCCCGTTTATGTCCAAGTTCACCGAATTCCGAGTGGTCGGTGTAGACTCCTGTGTCCAGGATAAATACGTCGACACCGTCTCCGCCATCTTTGTCGCGAGACGTATAGGGTGAGAGACAGGAAGAAAATACAGTGACAGAGAGacagaaaagagagaaaaaagtgcAGACAGACAGACGGATATAGAAGGGGAgtaagagatggagagagaagaagagagagggggaaagaaggGGGCCAGGGAGAGAATAAGGTAAGGGGAG
It encodes the following:
- the LOC121412692 gene encoding subtilisin-like protease 1, which produces MKLLIPLLVCMAVAFYVSHADSGSGSCSCEDEDSIGENMEEEVTSTYIITAESKKDLNKLLKKLSKKKDCKDAIVKSVVNELMFAATVKMSTDCVEEVHDWGYEIEPNALQFTDDISDPSSVDDIQSWGIDRIDQKFLPLDNEPFNIDGGDGVDVFILDTGVYTDHSEFGELGHKRAEFYADTFNMNNPTKGDPNGHGTRCASSAIGQTLGVARKAKVKSIRVANHQGTGSIEKSILGFDLVHQYAEAQSSDYKCVVSYSLTLPTTSKPLDEAVKKISQKCFVVVSAGNYGSGNDPDLADACNYSPGRSEHVFTIGASRLRVSKTEDHKAGFSNRGKCVTLFAPGHKLTVASSKGNTTVEISSGTSFSAPIVAGAAALLLSNGCSMAAVKSILVTTATKNLLQDLTEEHLFLNVQHEAFKHPGCVF